A genomic stretch from Bosea sp. F3-2 includes:
- a CDS encoding winged helix-turn-helix domain-containing protein, translated as MLRFAGFEVDQQRSELRGPDGGTIKLRPKAFDLLWLFAANPRRIISKHELMEAVWPSVHVSDDSLFQCIRELRTALGDDKRQLIRAVSGRGYLLEAAVSDTTDTSAREDAAPAVGPETESELAGSWLDLKMRRRAALLTMAGLGVSALAAAATRLPRLFAGSRPTVAVIPVTTASNDPLAARMAAGVTRDLTDGLAKIETIQVMIPPGGAVPATDLVVSSELEKTEAAWNLRVRMTEPTTGAVKWTTSVSVGLTGTDAQLQQTRLTAGMGHALALRINVLLNSGERSADGLPAGSTKVAIEQATASINQTTLERFRAAQAMLEQALADDAGNVDLQVALAAFQLRGIQMAWFPAAERESVENRVGVIMERALRAQPNYIPVLQTHCRFLSTTNRFVESLVACGKVLALDPWDGSALYLTGLSQIFLGRFDDALATFKQADRFDTPQVARWTWAIGAGLACLLMGRAEEALPWLQRSIAITSASGRTHLLLAAAYQQLGRTDDARAAVAKALELRPGSTARNVPPPTSNTSPVYLKASERVVSLMIAAGLPES; from the coding sequence GTGCTCAGATTCGCAGGATTTGAAGTCGATCAGCAGCGTTCCGAGCTGCGGGGCCCCGATGGCGGGACGATCAAGCTGCGGCCGAAGGCTTTCGATCTGCTGTGGCTGTTCGCCGCCAACCCAAGGCGAATCATCAGCAAGCACGAACTGATGGAGGCGGTCTGGCCGAGCGTCCATGTCAGCGACGACAGCCTGTTCCAGTGTATCCGGGAGCTTCGGACCGCGCTGGGCGATGACAAGCGCCAGTTGATCCGAGCCGTCTCCGGTCGGGGCTATCTGTTAGAGGCCGCGGTATCGGACACAACGGATACGAGCGCGCGGGAAGACGCCGCCCCGGCTGTTGGACCCGAAACGGAAAGCGAACTGGCCGGAAGCTGGCTCGATCTCAAGATGCGGCGCCGCGCCGCACTCTTGACCATGGCGGGGCTCGGCGTGTCGGCTTTGGCGGCGGCCGCGACGCGGCTTCCCCGTCTCTTCGCGGGCTCGCGCCCGACCGTCGCCGTGATCCCCGTGACAACCGCGAGCAATGACCCGCTGGCCGCCCGGATGGCGGCCGGCGTCACCCGCGACCTGACCGACGGCCTGGCGAAAATCGAGACGATCCAGGTGATGATCCCGCCCGGCGGCGCCGTACCGGCCACCGATCTCGTCGTGAGCAGTGAACTGGAGAAGACCGAAGCAGCGTGGAATTTGCGCGTGCGCATGACCGAGCCGACGACCGGCGCGGTCAAGTGGACCACATCGGTGTCGGTCGGCCTGACCGGCACCGACGCGCAACTCCAGCAGACCCGCCTGACGGCCGGCATGGGCCACGCGCTGGCGCTGCGCATCAACGTGCTTCTGAATTCAGGAGAACGCTCGGCCGACGGCTTGCCGGCGGGCAGCACCAAAGTCGCCATAGAACAAGCAACGGCCTCGATCAACCAAACGACGCTGGAGCGCTTTCGTGCCGCGCAGGCGATGCTGGAACAAGCCCTCGCCGACGACGCCGGCAATGTCGACCTGCAAGTTGCACTCGCAGCATTTCAACTGCGCGGGATTCAGATGGCCTGGTTCCCTGCTGCGGAGCGCGAGTCGGTCGAGAACCGCGTCGGCGTGATCATGGAACGCGCGTTGCGCGCGCAGCCCAATTACATCCCGGTGCTCCAAACGCATTGCCGGTTTCTGTCGACGACCAACCGCTTCGTCGAAAGCCTGGTGGCATGCGGCAAGGTACTCGCCCTCGATCCATGGGACGGAAGCGCGTTGTACCTCACCGGACTTTCCCAGATCTTCCTGGGCCGTTTCGACGACGCGCTCGCAACATTCAAGCAAGCGGATCGGTTCGATACGCCACAGGTCGCTCGCTGGACATGGGCGATCGGAGCGGGCTTGGCCTGCCTGCTCATGGGCCGCGCCGAAGAAGCATTGCCCTGGCTGCAGCGATCGATCGCCATCACGTCGGCCAGCGGACGCACGCATTTGCTGCTGGCAGCCGCCTATCAGCAATTGGGCCGAACCGACGACGCTAGGGCGGCCGTCGCCAAGGCCCTCGAACTGAGACCAGGTTCGACGGCACGCAATGTGCCGCCGCCCACCAGCAATACGAGCCCGGTGTATCTCAAGGCCTCCGAACGAGTCGTGAGCCTTATGATCGCCGCCGGGCTGCCTGAGAGCTGA